DNA sequence from the Geobacter sp. AOG2 genome:
CGGCTGTCGGCACTGGCGAAGATGGCCAGTTGAACCCAGTGTCGCAGCTTGTCGAGCCCGAGCAGCATGATGGCGTGCCGCAGGCTGTTGATCTTCTCCCGCAGACCCATATGCACCGAGTTGACCAGTTTCAGCATGTTGTACGATAATTCCGGATGATCCCTGAATATCTCCTCGATTTTGCCGAAATCCGTCTCAGTTTGAAGATAGCCGAGCAACCGCAGCATTGCCAGTCTGGATGGCTCAAGCCCTTTTCGTTTGAGCACCGCCGGCCGGGCGAAGAAGTATCCTTGGAACAGTTCGAAGCCTAGTTCGAGACAATCCTGAAACTGCTCCTGCGTTTCTATACGTTCCGCCAGAAGGGTGACCGGGAAATGGTGAAGCGCGGCCACGACCTCGGGCAGGCTGGCGGGGTCTGTCTCCAGGAGGTCGATCTTCACAATGTCCACGAAGCGGTACAGGTCGTGATGCTCCGGTGAATAAACGTGATCGTCGAGGGCCAGGCGATAGTTTTTTGCCTTGAGTTCGATGCAGCGCCCTTTAACCACGTCGGTCAACTCCACTGATTCCAGCAGTTCCAGGATGGTCTGTCTGGGCGGCAGGACTTCGACCATGTCCGAGAAGAGTACGTCGTGGGTGACGTTGATGAAGCCATCCTTGTCTCCCAGCACGCTATTGAGGCCAAAGTTGGCCAAGGCGCTGGAGATTACGCTCATGCTGGCCTGGTCCTGGTTTTTGTATTCGCTGTAATTTTTCTCGGTCGAGCGGAAGAGAAGTTCGTAGCCTACGATCTCCTGGTTGATGTTCAGGATTGGCTGGCGTCCCAGGAAAAATTTTGTGAGCGATGGCATGTTCATGGCTGGTTTCGTCCGCGTCCGAAGCGTAACTCGTCGAGTGGACGCCTGTTGGTCGGCTTGTCGGAATAGTGCATAGATCTCTAAACTTTATCATCGTATCGCCAAGAATGCGAATGCAAAATAACGCTGCAAGACCACCA
Encoded proteins:
- a CDS encoding EAL and HDOD domain-containing protein; the encoded protein is MNMPSLTKFFLGRQPILNINQEIVGYELLFRSTEKNYSEYKNQDQASMSVISSALANFGLNSVLGDKDGFINVTHDVLFSDMVEVLPPRQTILELLESVELTDVVKGRCIELKAKNYRLALDDHVYSPEHHDLYRFVDIVKIDLLETDPASLPEVVAALHHFPVTLLAERIETQEQFQDCLELGFELFQGYFFARPAVLKRKGLEPSRLAMLRLLGYLQTETDFGKIEEIFRDHPELSYNMLKLVNSVHMGLREKINSLRHAIMLLGLDKLRHWVQLAIFASADSRGINNPLLEMAAVRGRLLEYLVMERYNLPRGCEQVESAFMLGILSLVDVLFETSVEGVVRELRLNDEIAAALVNREGTLGALLALAETLEQTNFGEVHHLTETCGIPISTLLTAQMDAFNWRTSISKSE